The DNA window CTTCGAGGGCACCACCGAGACCTACCTGCACCGCCGCGGTGCCGGTCTGCCGCCCGCCGTCGGCGTGCTCGTCGAGTACACCGGTGGCGACGCGGACGCCGCGCGCAACGCCGCCATGCAGGTCGCCGCGCTCAAGGCGCGCTACCTCACCCGCGACGAGGTCCCGGCCGAGATCGTGGAGAACGAGCGCAACATCGCGGAGAAGACCGCTCGCGAAGAGGGCAAGCCCGAGCAGGCCATGGCCAAGATCGTCGAGGGTAAGGTCAACGCCTACTACAAGGACAACGTGCTGCTCGAGCAGCCGTCGGTGACCGACAACAAGAAGACCGTGAAGGCTCTCCTCGACGCCGCGGGCGTGACCGTCACCCGGTTCGCTCGCTTCGAGGTCGGCCAGCAGTAGGTCGCCAGTTTCACCAGCAGCACCGCACTGTGCCCCGTCTCCGTCGGCATCGGGGACGGGGCACAGTCGCGAAAGACGGACGAACGACCAACGAACTCCAACGACGCGGAGGCGGCAGAGCATGAGTGCGGAGCGACCCAGCGGCGGCTATCGGCGGGTACTGCTCAAACTCGGTGGGGAGATGTTCGGCGGAGGCGCCGTCGGTGTCGATCCCGACGTCGTGCACTCCGTGGCCGTGCAGATCGCGGATGTCGTCCGCACCGGCGTGCAGATGGCGGTGGTCATCGGCGGCGGTAACTATTTCCGCGGTGCCGAGCTTTCGCAACGCGGCATGGACCGCGACCGGGCCGACTACATGGCCATGCTCGGCACCGTGATGAACTGCTTGGCGCTGCAGGACTTCCTGGAAAAGGAGGGCCTGCCAACGCGCGTGCAGAGCGCGATCACGATGGGCCAGGTCGCCGAGCCCTACATCCCGCGCCGCGCGGAACGGCACCTCGAGAAGGGCAGGGTCGTCATCTTCGCCGCCGGGGTGGGGATGCCGTACTTCTCCACCGACACCGCGGCCGCCCAGCGCGCCCTCGAGATCGGCTGCGAAGCGGTGTTGATGGCGAAGGCCGTTGACGGCGTGTACACGGCGGACCCGAAGAGCGACCCCGCCGCGAAGATGTTCCACGAGATCACGCATCGGGAGGTGCTGGAACGCGATCTGAAGGTGGCCGACGCGACCGCGTTCAGCCTCTGCATGGACAACAACATGCCGATCATCGTGTTCAACCTGCTCACGGAGGGGAACATCGCCCGCGCGGTGGGCGGTGAGAGGATCGGCACACTGGTGAGCACCCCCGCCGGTGGGCCGTCGGCCTAGACCTGCTGGGATT is part of the Amycolatopsis sp. CA-230715 genome and encodes:
- the pyrH gene encoding UMP kinase, whose product is MSAERPSGGYRRVLLKLGGEMFGGGAVGVDPDVVHSVAVQIADVVRTGVQMAVVIGGGNYFRGAELSQRGMDRDRADYMAMLGTVMNCLALQDFLEKEGLPTRVQSAITMGQVAEPYIPRRAERHLEKGRVVIFAAGVGMPYFSTDTAAAQRALEIGCEAVLMAKAVDGVYTADPKSDPAAKMFHEITHREVLERDLKVADATAFSLCMDNNMPIIVFNLLTEGNIARAVGGERIGTLVSTPAGGPSA